In the Stakelama saccharophila genome, GTTGCGGGACCTACGATGCGATGCCGATCAGATGGCAGCGCAGGTGGCAGCCGAACCGCAGCCTGGTGCGTGTCGCCGAAGAGCGGTGACATATCCTGCGCGATGCTCCGCACCGGCACGGTGATTCGGTGGGATCGCTACTGGCGAAACCACCAGTGCTGACGCCGGAAGAGGAGCGCTGGGCCGAAGCGCTCGCCATCCGGCGGCTTCATGGCGAGCGTGGGCCGGCGTTCATCGCGGAGCGCATCGGCGCTCTCGCGCTCAAGGGCGATGAAGCTGGCGTCGCCCGCTGGAAGGAAATCGCGCAACGGTTCGACCAGCTGGGCCGAGGGACGCTGCAATGAAGCGGCGGATCCCTCTGCTCGAAATTGAGTTCGCGCTGCTTCTGGTCCTTACGCTTGTCGCCGCAATCGGGGGATACCTCTGATGTGCAACCGGGCGCGTAACCGTGGCGAGCCAGAAACGCTGTTCGAGCATTTTGGCGGCGACTGGCTGACCGAACGTCCGCGCGACAATCGGTTCAATCCGGTCGAACTCTATCCGAAGTCGCGCGCCTATGTATTCCGCACTGATGCAGAAACCGGTCCGGGCCTCGACGTCATGCAGTGGGATGTCCTCGGCGGCGGTGCGAAATGGCCGATGACCAATGTCCGCCGGCTCGATCTTCCGCAATGGCGACGGCTTGCCGAAAATCCTGCGAACCGGTGCCTTATACCGCTCACCGAATTCTGCGAATGGACGCCTGCAAAGGATCTGGAGAAGGGCATCAAGGGCGAGATGTGGTTCGCGGTGAGCGACCAGCCCGTTTTCGCGGTCGCCGGGTTCTGGCAGCAGACCGAAAAGGGTGGATCGTTCGCCATGGTAACCTGCGATGCGAATGAACTCGTGCGTCCCATCCATCCCAAGGCCATGATCACCATCCTGCATCCGGGTGACTATGACCGGTGGCTTCAGGGATCCTATGACGAGATCGTCGACCTGCAGCAGCCGTTCGCGTCGGACCGGATGACAGTCCGCGGGCCGGTATTCCCGACCCGCGAGGCCTAGCGATCGCCCCGGCAGGGCCGGGGCGATCAAAGCATCACCGGCCGAGCACCTCGCCAGCCGCGGCGAAAGCAACCACCGGGCGATCGAGACAACCCTGCGCGAGGTCGCCGCTGCCCTCGTCGACCTCGTGAATAACAGATCGCTCAGCCCGGGGTGCTGGACGAAATCGCCCGGCCGGCGACAGACCGCCGTCTGGTCCAGCACCAGCCCGTGCACGAAGTCTTCGACGCGAGCGATGCGATCGACCCAAGCCGTCTCGGCGAGGCTGCCCGTTGGCGGGCCATCACAGCCGTCGAGACGCTCCATATGGCGATCGCCAATGCGTGGGGCAGCGCCCGGTCGATCGCCTTGCTTGCGCGCGCCCGTGGCATCGAGAGGCCTATGGTGGCCTCCCGCGCCTAGGCACCGTGGTCAGGCGACCTGACGTTCCTTCCCGAGCTGCACCTGGAATTCACGCTGCTCGGGAAGGATGGTGTTGCGCAGATAGCCATCGAACAGCTCTGGATTGCAGGCGTCGATGGTCCACGCGTCCATCTTGATGGCACCGCGGTCTTCGCCAAGCATCAACAGCCGCACGTCGAATGTCTGCGGAATTGATGCGTCGGCCTTCTCATCGATAAGTAGCGCGGCGGGTTCGATCGAAAGAACTTCCATATCGATGCCTTCTTCCTCGGCATCGGCTACTACCTTGGAGGCGATCGCCTTGAGCGTCTTGCGCGCCGCGAAAACCGCTTCATTCGATTCGATGATAGCGATGGCGTGCTTGACGAATTTTCCGGCGAGCTCGTCCGGTTCGATCGGCCAGGCACCGTCATCGTCGGTGACGGATGACTGCAACGTGTGGGTGCAACCCAGGCCGGGCTGCAGACGGACGCCAATCCACGCGGAACTGGGTTCATTGCCGCCCTTGTAGTTCCAGATCTGGACGTCCCCGTGGTCCATCAAGATGTGATCCTGCTCCAGCTCCTTCAGCCGGGAGACGATCGCAGCCTTCGTGGCGCTGATCTGGCCGAGGAGATTGCTCTCGATGTTGTTGTTATTCATTTCATTCTCTCCAGTTGTTTCAACCATCTGGACCAAAATTCCCTAACCCCTTCTAAAAGGTTAGTCGTGCCTTCCTGAGCTTCGTCATCGTTGCCTCCGCGCTGCCTTTCGACGTGGGCATGCCTTGCCATTCTCTGCTCAAATTTCCTTGCAAGAAAGCGCATTGCTCCCCATTGTCCCCATCAATGGCCAACGCAGCCCTTGGCCGATACAACTTCGCTGTCATTTCAATGACTTAGCTGGCTGCCATTATTGGTCGGGTATCCTCTCTCCCCGACCATTTTATCGCAAACTGCGATTTCCGCATGGTATGCGCCGCGCGGCATATTGGTCGCGCGATCGGTGCACATATGCGTGACACATGCGCCGAAGGTGCTGGCCGGGCGGGATGATGCTGATCCGGCGCTTCATGGCGGACCCGCTTGTCGGTCGCCTGCGCATGGCCGACAGGCCCGGCGGCGTTCGGAGCGTTCCCGTACAGCATTATCGACGCCGTTACGGGAATGGCCGGGACGGCTTCACCACGGAAATATCGCAGACTTAACGAAAAGGCCCTGGAAGCACTCGCACACATGGAGCGCTTCCAGGGCCTTGAACTGGTGGGCGCGGCTGGGATTGAACCAGCGACCCCTGCGATGTCAACACAGTGCTCTACCACTGAGCTACGCGCCCGAGGTGGCGCGCTGTAACCGGGCTTCCACGCCAAGGCAACCGCTTTTCGCGCCCGTTTGAAAAAGCGCGGCTAGTTCCTGCTCGGTACGCTGTCGGCGTCGAACAGGCGATCGACTTCGCTCACCAGTTCGCGCAGGTGGAACGGTTTTGACAGGATGCGCGCCTGCGGCACTTCCCGCCCCGCCTTCAGCGTCACCGCGGCGAATCCGGTGATGAACATGATCCGCGTGTCGGGCGACAGGTCGCCGGCACGCTGGGCGAGTTCGATCCCGTCCATCTCCGGCATGACGATGTCGGTCAGCAGCAGGTCGAAAGGTTCCGATTCGAGCAGCGGCAGCGCCGCCGTTCCCCGGTCGACGGCGGTCACATAATATCCGGATCGCTCCAGTGCGCGCGTCAGATATTCGCGCATCACCTGATCGTCCTCGGCCAGCAGAATTCTAACCATCACCACCTTCAGCGTCGCCGTGGGACACTATGCGCGATCCCCTTAAGATTTTCCAGACGGCGCAAGCGATTGCCTTGTCCGCCCGGCAGGCATAGCATGGTGCCCGCGTGCACGACAGCGAACCGCCTTCCTTCCGGTGCCACGGCCCCGCGATGCCGACATCGCCGGTCATCCTGTCCGTGCCGCATGCCGGCCGCGCCTATCCCGCAGCGTTGCTGGCCGCGTTGCGCGTGCCGCCCTCGGCATTGATCCAGTTGGAAGACCGCCATGCCGACTATATCGCGCAACTCGCCCGGCGCGACGAAATCCTGATCGCCGCCGATCGGCCGCGCGCCTGGATCGACCTCAACCGGTCGGAGCGCGAGCGTGATCCCGCGATCGACGAGGGCGTTTCGCCCCAGTCGCAACCGTTGCCGTCCGCCAAGCTGCGCAGCGGCCTCGGGCTCGTCCCCCGCCGCCTCGCGACCCACGGCCTGTTGTGGAGCCGCAAATTCTCCGACGCCGAAATCCGGCACCGGATCATGCAGGATCACCGCCCCTATCATCAGGCCGTCGCCGATACGCTGAAAGCCGCGCGAGAGCGGTTCGGCGTCGCCATCCTGCTCGATATCCATTCCATGCCGCCGCTCGGAGCGGGAACCGGCGCGACGCGGGTCGTGCTGGGCGATCGGCACGGCGCGGCCTGCGCCCCCGCCTTCCTCGCTCGCGCGGCGCATGCGGTCCGTGCCGGCGGCCATGTCGCGGCGATCAACGATCCTTATGCCGGCGGGCACGTCCTGGAACGACACGGCGCCCCCGGCCGGGGCGTCCACGCGCTTCAGATCGAGATCGACCGCAGCCTCTATCTCGATCCCGCGCTGGACGCACCGGGACCCGGCGCCGCAAAGGTCGCGCAGATGCTGCGCGCGGTGATCGACGCGCTCGCCGACGGCGCGCTGCCCGTGCCGGTCGCAGCGGAATAGGCACAAAAAAACCACCTCGTGCACGGAGCACGAGGTGGCCAAGGTTCAGGGAGGAGACACGCCCGAAGGCGCGTCATACGGCCTCGCGAAAGGGGGAACACGCGACCGTACAGGAATTCATATAGGATACCCGTCGGCGGGCTTCAAGCGGTCATACAACAATGCGGGAAAACAGGCCGGAGGCGATTCAGACGCGAAGGCCGGAACCGCCCAGCATCCGCCGTAGAACGCTGTCGCGCAGCAGGAAATGGTGCCGCAACGCGCCCGCGATATGCAGGGCGACGAGCGCGGCCATCGCATAGCCGAAAATCTCGTGGAATTCGTGGCTCGCCCCGCCCATCGTCTTGCCCACGGGCAGAATCGGCAGATCGAACAGCCCGAACCAGGACACCGCGTGCGGCTTCGGCCCGCCCGACATCATCATCCAGCCGCTGAGCGGCATCAGGATGATCAGGGCATAGAAGATCGCCTGCACCGTCTTTGCCATCGCCCGCTCGGCAAGCGGGACGCCGGGCGGCAGGCGCGGCGCCGGATGGTTCAGCCGCCAGATCCAGCGGCCGATGCTGAGGACCAGCACCGTGATGCCGACCGCGAAATGGATCGGCATCAGGCCCAGGCCCTCGAGCAGCGATTCGTGGAAGATGCCCACGACCAGGTTGAACAGGACCATGAGCGCGATCGTCCAGTGAAAGAAGATCGCACCCCTGCTGTAACGATCCCTTCGGACGGTCGCGCGGCCCATCAGACGTTTGCCTGCGGCTGCGGCATCTTGCCGGTGCGCATCTGCTTGCCGAACAGGTCCCGCATCAGGCCCAGCGACATCAGGTGCGCGTGGATCAGCGGCAGCATGCCGTTCTGCATGATTTTGCGGAGCTGGTCGCCGCGCAGGTCGTTGAGCTTCTTCTCGTCGACCATCTGGAAGCCGCGATAGACGAAGGGCTGCGGCGCACCGTCCGGCTGGATCGACACTTCGCCGTCCATCAGCAATTCCATATCGCGCAGTTCCTTCACGAACTGGCCGGTGCGCTGTCCGGCCTGCTCGAACTGCTCGGCGAACTGCAGGATCGATTTGGTGAACTCGCTCGGCTGCCCGTCGGTGAACAGCGCCTCGCCCTCGTCGAACTTGCCGATCGTGTCGACGCTCGGGTCGAAGCACAGCGACAATTCGTCCGAATCCGGGCGCAACCGCGCCAGCAGGAAGGGATAGCGCCGAACATAGGCCGGCAGATAGATCTCGTCGTCGACGAAGCTGCCGTCATCGTTGACGAACAGGTTGACGCCCTCGTTCAGACCCATCAGCGCCAGCGGCACCGCATCCTCACCCACCGAGAACACGATCGGCATGCGCCGCTGCACCATCGGGAATTCCTCGACGGTGACGGGAACGGCGTGCACACCGTTCAGGAACGGCGCCTTTTCGGCGCGGCGCATGCGATATTCGGCATGGTCCTGGCTCGAAAGCGGCGTCAGATCCTTGTAGAAGAGCGGAAGCGACTGTTGTTGCGGCGCGCTGGCCATTCGGGTCTCCTGATGAAAGATTTGCGCGCCGGTCTATGGGCGGCGCGGCTTCGGTGCAAGCGTTACCAGCTTGCCGGGATTGAACCGTTCGTGCGGATCGAACGCCGCCTTGATGGCGCGCAACGCGGCGAGGCGCGCCGGCTGCCCCAGGCGTTCGAGCTCCTCCAGCTTCATCTGGCCGATACCGTGTTCGGCCGAAATGGAGCCGTCCGCCGCCGTCACCAGATCGTTGACGAAGCGTGAGATGGGTTCCGCCTCATCGGCATAGAAGCGCTCGGCATCGGTCCCCTCGGCCGCGCGAACATGGAAATGCACGTTGCCGTCGCCGAGATGGCCGAAGGCGGTGGCGCGGGTTCCCGGAAACTTCGCCTCCGCCGCCGCCGCGGCGTCCAGCATGAAACGCGGCATGGCCGACACCGGAACCGAAATGTCGTGCTGAACGGCAGGGCCGCTCGCGCGCTCGGCCTCGGACAGCGAATGGCGCAACTTCCAGAAATCGTCCGCCTGCCCCTCGTTCTGCGCGAGCGCCGCGTCGGTGATCAGCCCTGTCTCCAATGCGTCCGCCAGCGATTCTTCCAGCACCGCCTGCGGCTCCTGGCCGCGACCGTCGGTGCGCACCACCTCGATCAACACATGCCATGCGTGTTCGGACGCGAGCGGCGCACGCGTGTCGGGAATGTGCTTCAGCACCAGCGACAGCGAATCACCGGGGATGATCTCGAAACTCTCGATCATCGTGCTGCGCGCCTCCATTCGCCGCAGCAGGTCGAGCGCCGCCATCGGCGAATCGAGCCCGACCCAGGCCACGGCGCGCGATTCGATCGCCGGCACCAGCCGCAGGTTCGCCGCCGTCACGACGCCGATCGTGCCTTCCGCCCCGATCAGCAATTGGTTGAGGTCGTACCCGCGATTGTCCTTCTTCAGCGGGCTCAGCCCGTCATGCACCGATCCGTCGGGCAGCACCGCCTCTATTCCCGCGACCAGCCCACGCATCGTGCCGAACCTGAGTACCTGCGTCCCGCCGGCATTGGTCGACACCAGCCCGCCGACCGTCGCGCTGCCGCGCGCGCCGAGGTCGAGCGGAAAGCGCCTTTTCCGCGCTGCCGCCGTTTCCTGCAGCGTCTGCAGGATCACGCCCGCTTCCGCCGTGACGAGATTGTCGTCGCTCGAAAGCGCGCGAATCCGGTTCATCCGGCGCAGCGACAGGATCAGCGTCGATCCGTCGGCCGGCGGTGTCGCGCCGCCCACCATCGAGGTATTGCCCCCTTGCGGCACCAGCGCGACGTCCGCCGCCGCCGCGCGCGCCACCATCGCGCTCACCGCCTCGGTCGAATCGGGTTGCAGGATGGCGGGCGCGGCGCCGTGATAGCGGCCGCGCCAGTCATGGACCCAGGGATCGATCGCGTCGCGATCGGTTACGACGGCACGCGGTCCGAAACGCTCCAGGGCCCAGGTTACAAGTTGATCTTGCGCTGACATGGCGGTCGCGTAGCATGCCCCCCGCGACGCGCCAATTCATCCGGGGTTAAAAGCGGTAACGATACGTCTTGTCCGTGCAGTTCTCGCTTTTCGCCCTACCGATTCTGATGCTGACCGCCAGCTTCGGCCCGTTCGCGCAGGCCGTTCCGCAGGTGCGCGAACGGATCACCATACACCAGCGGATCATCGTCCGGCTGCCCCGCATGGGCGCCCACCCGGCCAGCAGCCGCGCCAGCCCACACCGGCCCGTTCACTGGACGGAGCGGGACGCAGACCGCTGCTTCGCCGTCGATCGCTTCGTCGGCGCCAACATCGCGCGGCGCGACAGCATCGACCTGCTGCTCGACGATGGCGGCCGCTTGCGCGCGCGGCTGGAGGAACGCTGCCCGGCGCTCGGCTTCTATCGCGGGCTTTACATGAAGGCGGGTACGGACGGCATGATCTGTGCGCGACGCGATTCGATTCGCTCCCGATCCGGCAATTCCTGCGCAATCGAGAATTTCAGCCGGCTGGTGCCGGAACGGTGATGCGCACCGCCCGCGCGGCGTCGCGGTCCTTGACATTGCGGCGCAAATCCGCGAGCGCACGTCCTGCTAGCTTGCGCCACGCGGCGCCTTTTCCGGACAGAGTATGAACTTCGCCGATCTCGGCCTTTCTGAAGAACTTTTGCGCGCCGTTCACGAAGCCGGCTACGACCAGCCGACTCCGATTCAGGCGAGCGCGATCCCCTCCGTGTTGATGATGAACGACGTCATCGGCGTGGCGCAGACGGGAACGGGCAAGACCGCGTCCTTCGTCCTGCCGATGATCGACATTCTCGCCCATGGCCGCAGGCGCGCGCGCATGCCGCGCTCGCTGATCCTGGAGCCGACGCGCGAACTGGCTGCGCAGGTGGCCGAGAATTTCGAGAAATACGGCCGATATCACAATCTCGAAATGGCGCTGCTCATCGGCGGCGTGTCGATGGGCGATCAGATCAAGGCGCTGGAAAAGGGCGTCGACGTGCTGATCGCGACACCCGGGCGGCTGATGGACCTGTTCGAGCGCGGGAATATCCTGCTCACCGGTTGCTCGCTGCTGGTCATCGACGAAGCCGACCGCATGCTCGACATGGGCTTCATCCCCGATATCGAGAATATCTGCACCAAGCTTCCCAAGCAGCGGCAGACGCTGCTCTTTTCCGCCACCATGCCGCCGCCGATCAAGAAGCTGGCGGACAAGTTCCTGACCCAGCCCAAGATGATCGAGGTCGCGCGCCCCGCGACGACGGCGACCAACATCAAGCAATATCTGGTGCCGGTACGCGCGGACAAGAAGCGCGCCACGCTGCGCACGCTGCTGCGCCAGGACGATGTCCGCACCGCCATCATCTTCGCCAACCGCAAGACGACGGTCCGCGAGCTCAACAAGAGCCTGAGGCGCAGCGGTTTCAAGTCGGGCGAGATTCACGGCGACATGGACCAGTCGCAGCGGCTGGCCGAACTCGACCTGTTCAAGAAGGGCGAGGTCACCATCCTCGCGGCATCCGACGTCGCCGCGCGCGGGCTGGACATCAAGGGTGTCAGCCACGTCTTCAATTTCGACGCGCCCTGGCATCCGGACGATTATGTCCACCGCATCGGCCGCACCGGCCGCGCCGGCGCCAGCGGCGTCGCCTATACCTTCGTCACGAAGGACGACATCGAGAATGTCGAAAATATCGAAAAGCTGATCGGCCAGAAGATCGAACGATTGGCCGACGCTGACGAGGCCACCGCCGAACTGGCATCCGACGCCGACACGACGGACCGCGACGAGGGCGCCAAGCCGAAAAAGGCGCGGAGCCGCGGCAGGAAGAAGGCCGACCCGGCAAAAAGCGACGCCAGGGCCGACAAGGAACCCGCGGCCGAGGCCGAGAAGCGCGATCCGGAACCGAAGCCGCGCGCGGCGTCGAAGCGCAAGGCAGCGACGAAGACACGGTCCGAACCGGCCGCCCCCGCCTTCCTGGCCGAAGCGGAATCGGAAGCCAAGGACGACTGGAACGGCCCCGTTCCCGCCTTTCTGGACGTCAAGCTCGGCGCCTGAGCGCGACGATGGACGACGATTTCCTCGAAACCGTGCCGCCGCAGCAGACGGCCAGCCCCTGCGTGTGGGTCTGCACGCTCGACACGGAAACCGGCTGGTGCCTGGGATGCGGCCGCACCGGCGACGAAATCGCCCGATGGACCAGCGTCAGCGACGCTGAACGGCGCGCCATCCTGGCCCGCCTGCCCGCCCGCATGGCGAAGCTCGAGGCGCGCTGATCGCACGGCGCGCTCGGACCTACCCCGAGAAATTTTTGGCGGGATCCTGAACAACGCATGCGGTCAGGCTCCGCCGCCACATCGTGCTCCTTCGCAAGCAGGAGCCCAGATTGGGGGATGGCGGCTGTGGCTCTGGATTCCCGCTTTCGCAGGAACGCGCGCCGGGCGGACGAAGGTGATCAGCCATCGAACGCCGCTCCTCAGACGGCAGGCGCCTGTCGCTACCTCCAGCATGCGACGACAGCCTTAACGCGCCGCTCCATGAGTGCCAACTGCGACGAAAAGCGCGGATCCTTCTGTCGCAGAAACGGCGCACGATGAGCGTAATCGCGCCGCCGCGCCCCCTTCTCGCGCGGCCCAAAGGAGCGACGCCTGCTCTCCTACGTCGGAACCGACCGTCTCAAGCCACCGACGCATCCTTCGGCATCAGCGCGTCATCCTTCTCGGATGCCCGTTTCCACGCCTCGCGCGCCTCCAGACCGGCCCAATAACGCTGAAAGCTGTCGCGCTTCGGGATCGTGCCGAATTGCAGGCCCCAGCCCACCTGCGCGCCGACATAGACGTCCGCCGCCGTGAATCGGTCGCCCACGACATATTCCTTGCCGGCGACTGCGGTCTCCAGCGTGTCGATCGTCAGATCATAGCTGCCATAGCCCGCCATGCGCCCTTGCTCGGCGGTCGGCGTGAAGCCCATCGCCCGATCCGTCACCGCCTGTTCGACAGGACCGGCGGCGAAGAACAGCCAGCGATAATAGTCCGCACGGTCGTCGGTCGGTGGCGCCAGACCGGCCTCGGGAAACGCATCGGCGACATAGGCGCAGATCGCCGCGCATTCGGTCACGACCTTGCCGCGATGCCGGATGGCAGGCACCTTGCCCATCGGATTGACCGCAAGATAGTCGGACTGCTTCATCGTCGAGGAATAGTCGAGCACCTGCGTTTCGTACCGCACGCCCGCTTCCTCCAGCAGCCATCGCACGATCCGTCCGCGCGACATGGGGTTGGTGTAAAAGACCAGGTCGTCGGACATCGCGAATCCTCCTCATCACCGCTGCGAGTCGCGGCGGAACAAAGAAGGAACTATTTCGAGCGCGCAGTCAAGCCCGGCCCTGCGTCCCGACAATCGGGCGCAAGCCGGTCATGCAATGGATGCGCCGGCCCCGAAGAAAGAGCCGCGACGCCTCAGCGCTTGAACGGATCCTCGAAGGCCGGCTTTTCGCTCTCGCCCTCCGTCTCGGCCCGGGCCGCGGCCTCCGCGTCGCGCGCGGCCTGCTCCCGCTCGGCGCGGAGTTCGCTGATCAGCGCCTCACGGTCGCCCTCCAGGCGGGTGTCGACGGGCGCCTCGATGCCGGCCGCCTTGGCCGACTTCGCCACCACCGCGTCGAGCTCGCGCTGCGAACACAGGCCCAGCGTCACCGGGTCCTTGGGCACGATGTTGGCGATGTTCCAGTGGCTGCGCTCGCGGATCGCCTGAATCGTGGTGCGCGTCGTGCCGATCAGCTTGCCGATCTGCGCGTCCGAGATTTCGGGGTGATTGCGGATGATCCAGGCGATGCCGTCGGGCTTGTCCTGGCGCTTGGACACCGGGGTGTAGCGCGGCCCCTTGGTCCGGCGGACCTGATCGGGTCCCCTGGACATCTTCAGGCGGTAGTCGGGGTCCTTCTGGCCCTTCTCGATCTCTTCCTGAGTCAGTTCGTGCGCGCGGACGGGATCGCGCCCGGTCAGCTTGGTAGCCGCCGTATCGTCGGCGATCGCCTGCACCTCCAGGATGTGCAGCCCGCAAAAGTCGGCGATCTGCTCGAAGGAAAGCGCGGTATTGTCGACCAGCCAGGAGGCGGTCGCATGCGGCATCAGCGGCTGGGCCACGATCATATCTCCGTAAACAAAACGAGCCGCCCCTCGCGGAGCGGCCGGCATATAGTCCGCTATCTAGTCGTATGGCGCCGGAAGGGCAAGATCGCGATGCCCATGACCGCGACGGCCTTCCGCCGCGCCCGCGCCGCCGTCAGGCCGCGACGGCCGCGTCCTCGATCGGCACCAGCGCATCGAGGAACTGCGCCGCGCTCGCCTCCCAGGTGAATGCCCGCGCCCGATCGGCGCATGCCGCGCGGTCGAGCCGCAACGCGCCGGCGATCGCGTCGTCCAGCCTATCGGCCATGACGCCTGTTTCCGGCGTCAGCACGTCCAGCGGCCCCGTCACCGGATAGGCCGCGACCGGCGTGCCGCAGGCCAGCGCCTCGATCATCACCAAGCCGAACGTGTCGGTGCGGCTGGGGAATACGAATATGTCGGCCGCAGCATAGATGCTGGCAAGCTCGCCGCCGAAGCGCGCACCCATGAAGATCGCGCCCGGATATTCCGCCTCCAGCGCCATTCGGGCCGGGCCGTCCCCCACCACGATCTTCGTGCCCGGATGACGGCAGGCGAGAAAGGCGGCGACGTTCTTCTCCACCGCGACGCGGCCGACATAAAGCTGGATCGGTCGCGGCAGGTGCGCAAATGCCGGATAGGGCCGCGCGGCCTCGTGGAAATTGCCCAGGTCGACGCCGCGGCCCCAGGGCCGTACCTGCGAAAGGCCATGTTCGGTCAGCGTCCGCCGGACCGACGGCGTGGACGCCAGGATCGCCTGCGCCGGCTGATGGAACCAGCGGATATAGCGCCAGATCCATTCCGCCGGAATGCCGGAACGGGCGGCGACATAGTCCGGGAACTGGGTGTGATAGGCGGTGGTGAAGGGAATGCCCCGCTTCAGGCACCAGCGTCGCGCCGCCAGGCACACCGGCCCTTCGGTGGCGAGGTGGATCGCGTCGGCGCCGAAATCGCGCAGCAATCTGCCGACCATCCCCGTGCTGGCCATCGCCAGACGGATCTCCGGATAGGTCGGGCACGGCATGGAATAAAAGCGCTCCGGCGAGACGACGAACACCTCGTGCCCCTGCCCCGCCAGCACGGAACGCACCGATTGCAGCGTCCGGACGACTCCGTTGACCTGCGGTTCCCAGGCGTCGGTAACGATGGCGATGCGCATCGGCGTCAGGCCGCGGCCCGATCGGCGGGAACGGCAGGGTCCGCGTCGCGCTTGGCCATTTCGTCCGCCCAGTGGAGAATTTCCATCCGCCCGTCGAAATGCTCGACCAATGCGGTGCATCCTTCCACCCAGTCGCCGTCATTGTAATAATCTATGCCGTCGATCCGGCGATAATCGGCCGTGTGAATATGTCCGGCGATCACGCCGTCCACGCCGCGGGCGCCCGCCGCCTTCGCCACGATCTCCTCGAAATTCGAGATGAACTCGACGGCATTCTTGACCTTCGCCTTGGCATGTTTCGACAGCGACCAGTACGGCATGTTGAACGTCCGCCGCCAGGCGTTCACCCAGCGGTTCAGCGTCATCATGCCCTCATAGGCAACGTCGCCCAGATGCGCGAGCCACTTGTGCGACAGCGTGATCGCGTCGAACTCGTCGCCGTGCAGCACGAGCAGGCGGCGGCCGTCGGCGGTTTCGTGGATGGCGCGGCGAACGATCTCGACACCGCCGAAATGCAGCCCGGTG is a window encoding:
- a CDS encoding DUF1013 domain-containing protein, translated to MAQPLMPHATASWLVDNTALSFEQIADFCGLHILEVQAIADDTAATKLTGRDPVRAHELTQEEIEKGQKDPDYRLKMSRGPDQVRRTKGPRYTPVSKRQDKPDGIAWIIRNHPEISDAQIGKLIGTTRTTIQAIRERSHWNIANIVPKDPVTLGLCSQRELDAVVAKSAKAAGIEAPVDTRLEGDREALISELRAEREQAARDAEAAARAETEGESEKPAFEDPFKR
- a CDS encoding glycosyltransferase family 4 protein is translated as MRIAIVTDAWEPQVNGVVRTLQSVRSVLAGQGHEVFVVSPERFYSMPCPTYPEIRLAMASTGMVGRLLRDFGADAIHLATEGPVCLAARRWCLKRGIPFTTAYHTQFPDYVAARSGIPAEWIWRYIRWFHQPAQAILASTPSVRRTLTEHGLSQVRPWGRGVDLGNFHEAARPYPAFAHLPRPIQLYVGRVAVEKNVAAFLACRHPGTKIVVGDGPARMALEAEYPGAIFMGARFGGELASIYAAADIFVFPSRTDTFGLVMIEALACGTPVAAYPVTGPLDVLTPETGVMADRLDDAIAGALRLDRAACADRARAFTWEASAAQFLDALVPIEDAAVAA
- a CDS encoding UDP-2,3-diacylglucosamine diphosphatase is translated as MATITRLPFDGELADFVTSQPAVPERTVGERNQYRTIWISDIHLGTRGCNAGMLIDFLDHVDSETMYLVGDIIDGWKMRRKFYWPEAHNDIVWRLLKRAKRGTRMIYIPGNHDEMFRQFTGLHFGGVEIVRRAIHETADGRRLLVLHGDEFDAITLSHKWLAHLGDVAYEGMMTLNRWVNAWRRTFNMPYWSLSKHAKAKVKNAVEFISNFEEIVAKAAGARGVDGVIAGHIHTADYRRIDGIDYYNDGDWVEGCTALVEHFDGRMEILHWADEMAKRDADPAVPADRAAA